TCAATAGATATTTCCGGATTAGATTTCAGAAGTCGACTTTGATTCGATGATTATCTATTTATGTCATTCCCCCGCCGCGGCGGGGGAATCCGGAAAACTGTTAGTTAACTCAAAGGTGGATAACAAAAATACCGTGCCCCGTGTCCGCAGACAGGCGGGCGCCGGCAGGCAGGAGGTATCGGCATGACCAATCTCTGGATTCCCAATCAAGTTGGGAATGACGCGGACGGTGTTGGGAATGACGCGGGCAGTGTGGGAATGACGCGGACGGTGTTTGGAATGACATCATTATATAGCATCCGCCTAAGGCGGACAAAAGGCCGGACAGTAGTGAATTCAACTGCAAAATCAGGTTTAAAATAAGGCAATTTTCTTCAACCTATTCAGATAATTAATTAGAATAGATATTTTACTATATATCAAAAATATTAACCAGTAATTCTAAGTAGAATCGGCATTTTGACTATTTATTTCATCGTGATATACTTTAAGCACTTTTTTCTCTATCATCATTCTTGTATCGGTGTTAATCGGATGGGCAACATCCTGAAATGAACCATCAGCTTTTTTCTTTGACGGCATCGATACAAACAGCCCCTTTTCGCCGCTTATAATTTTTAGTCCTCTGATAACAAAAGAATTATCAAAAGTAATATTGGCAAAACCTTTTAATTTATTTTCATTTCTTAACGTAAGTTTAACTTCTGTGATTTCCACTTTTTCCTCCCCTGAACCGCTCCTTATACCTATATGCCTATTTTAAGAAATTAGTTTATAGATAGTAAAGGAACAGATTTACAGGAAAACATTCGCATTTTTCATCGGAGAACCTCCCGACTGTCTATTCAAAGCTGCTGATATGGGAAATAATCCAAATATTGCTGATCCTGAAACGCTCATCCCAGCGTAAAAACCCTCTTATACCTAAGGATTAGCTTTATTTTAGATAATTCATAAAAGCTTTAAAAAACCACCTCCTTAATATCGTCGATAAAATGAATCACTAAGCGGACAAAGTTAGTGAACATAACTTATTTTTATAAAACCATCGTAACAGCGATTTGTCAAGTAAAATTTTTAAGAAGCTTCTCTGCGAATTCAGATTGACAATGTCCTTTAATAAAATTATTATCTTAACAATAAAAGAAATGAGGTGAATAATGAGAGCTTTAATCACAGGCATTACCGGTCAGGATGGTTCCTATCTGGCAGATTTCTTGCTTGAAAAAGGTTACGAAGTATGGGGGATGGTCAGACGTTCCTCGACTGAGAGTTTTGAACGTATAGAGCATATCAAGGATAAAATCGTTTTAAGGCAGGCTGATTTGTTAGACCAACTGTCTATAATTGAGCTAATCGAGGAGTGCAAACCTGATGAGGTTTACAATCTGGCAGCGCAGTCATTTGTCCCTACAAGCTGGAAACAACCCTTGTTAACAGGCGAGTTTACCGCTCTTGGCGTAACCAGGGTTCTCGAGGCTATAAGGCATATCAACCCAAAGATCAAGTATTACCAAGCTTCATCTTCTGAGATGTTTGGCAAAGTTGCCGAGGTTCCCCAGAATGAAAAGACGCCGTTTTATCCGCGTTCCCCCTATGGAGTAGCCAAAGTGTATGCCCATTTCATAACTGTCAATTACCGGGAAAGCTATAATATTTTTGGAGCATCCGGCATTCTCTTTAATCATGAATCGCCGCGTCGGGGATTGGAATTTGTAACCCGCAAGATTACTAATGGTGCCGCAATGGTCAAGCTGGGGCTAACAGATGCGCTATACTTAGGCAATCTCGATGCCAAACGCGATTGGGGCTATGCGCCGGATTATGTTCGGGGCATGTGGCTTATGCTTCAGCGCGACAAATCCGACAACTATGTATTAGCCACCGGCGAAAATCACTCGGTTGAGGAATTCTGCAAATTATCATTTGGTCATTTGGATCTTGATTACAAAGAGTATGTAAAAACAGATCCGAGATTTGTTCGACCTGCCGAGGTAGATATTTTGCTTGGCGATCCATCTTATGTTAAAAAGATGCTTAGCTGGGAACCGGAAGTGAGCTTTGAACAAATGATTAAGATAATGGTCGATAACGATCTTAAAATTTTATCAAAAAAATGAAAATATGCTTCAGGAAAAATGTGAAATTCTATTGAAAGGTTTGTAATGGATAAAAATGATAAAAAACTTAATGATTTTGCCAAACTCTGGCTCGCTCACGATGGCTTATGGTTTCAGGCGGTTGAAAAAAAATATGGCATTGAAGCGGCAATTGAAATGGACAAGGAAGCCTGGAGCAGATTCTCACCGCTTGAGGCAAAACGGATAATGGCTCGTATAGGCATCAGTCAGGGAGGCGGTATCGAGGCTCTGATTGAGGCTCTTCCGGAAAGACTTTATGCCGAGTTGAACGAACAGGAAGTTGTTGAGCATGACGATAAGCAAGCGGTTTTTATTATGAAAAAATGCCGCGTTCAGGATGCCAGGCATCGAAAAAATATGACGCCTTTCCCCTGCAAGGAAGTTGGCATTATTGAATATACAACTTTTGCTCAAACAATTGACCCTCGTATTAAAACAAAATGTATTCATTGCCCGCCTGATGAATATAATGGTGAATACTGGTGCAAGTGGGAGTTCTTATTGGAAGAATAATAATTGATATACTATCATCAATTATTGCGTCAGTTCACTGTGAAAAAACTGTTTGTTTACTTAATATAAGGCATTCCCTCGGATTACTAAAGCCCCGCTTCCCTTTGGTTGCCAAGCGTTGTTTGATAACCAAAGGGAGCTCAGGTTTCCGCAGCTTTCGGTATATTTTAAAATATTAGCAAACTGATAATCAGTTAGTGAAAAAATCGAAAATATTGCCGAGCATATTGCTGTCGGCTTTATAGATTTCGGTATATTTACACCGACTGCAGGTTACGGTTGTAAACCGCGCTCCCTGAACATCGAAAATTTTAGACCAAAATCCGCCAGCCGCTCTAAATTCGCCAATATCATATTGAATGTTTGAACATTTGGGGCAAGTATACTTCAATTGGTTCATTGTAAAATATCCTTGTTGGGTTTAATGTGATAATTAATCATACCGATTCTCCGTATATATTGTTTTCATAATAAATACACT
Above is a window of Candidatus Zixiibacteriota bacterium DNA encoding:
- the gmd gene encoding GDP-mannose 4,6-dehydratase, with the protein product MRALITGITGQDGSYLADFLLEKGYEVWGMVRRSSTESFERIEHIKDKIVLRQADLLDQLSIIELIEECKPDEVYNLAAQSFVPTSWKQPLLTGEFTALGVTRVLEAIRHINPKIKYYQASSSEMFGKVAEVPQNEKTPFYPRSPYGVAKVYAHFITVNYRESYNIFGASGILFNHESPRRGLEFVTRKITNGAAMVKLGLTDALYLGNLDAKRDWGYAPDYVRGMWLMLQRDKSDNYVLATGENHSVEEFCKLSFGHLDLDYKEYVKTDPRFVRPAEVDILLGDPSYVKKMLSWEPEVSFEQMIKIMVDNDLKILSKK
- the spoVG gene encoding septation regulator SpoVG — its product is MEITEVKLTLRNENKLKGFANITFDNSFVIRGLKIISGEKGLFVSMPSKKKADGSFQDVAHPINTDTRMMIEKKVLKVYHDEINSQNADST
- a CDS encoding zinc ribbon domain-containing protein, which produces MNQLKYTCPKCSNIQYDIGEFRAAGGFWSKIFDVQGARFTTVTCSRCKYTEIYKADSNMLGNIFDFFTN